In Gimesia benthica, a single window of DNA contains:
- a CDS encoding purine-nucleoside phosphorylase, whose amino-acid sequence MQGLVEQVNDAIEFLNTRINQQPRIGLILGTGLGDFTKQIEQDVTIPYQEIPHFPRSTVESHAGQLVFGSLDGKPLVAMEGRFHFYEGYSMKEVTFPVRVMQALGVDTLIVTNASGGMNPQYRLADIMIIEDQINLMGDNPLRGVNDDRLGIRFPDMSAPYDQELIKLAEQTALELQIRTQTGVFVAVAGPNLETRAEYRMLRLMGADCVGMSTVPECIVANHASMRVLGLSVVTDLCLPDALEPVDISKILAVAAEGGAKLARLIPRIIEQI is encoded by the coding sequence ATGCAGGGATTGGTTGAACAAGTCAACGATGCCATCGAATTTCTCAATACCCGGATCAATCAACAACCACGCATCGGTCTGATTCTGGGGACCGGCCTGGGCGACTTCACCAAACAGATCGAACAGGACGTCACCATTCCTTACCAGGAAATCCCACACTTCCCGCGTTCGACAGTTGAATCGCATGCCGGGCAGCTGGTGTTTGGAAGCCTGGATGGAAAACCGCTGGTGGCGATGGAAGGCCGCTTTCATTTCTATGAAGGCTACTCGATGAAGGAAGTCACCTTCCCGGTGCGCGTGATGCAGGCTCTGGGAGTGGACACACTGATCGTGACCAACGCATCCGGCGGAATGAATCCTCAGTACCGGCTGGCTGACATCATGATCATCGAAGATCAGATCAATCTGATGGGTGACAATCCTCTGCGGGGCGTGAACGACGACCGGCTGGGCATTCGCTTTCCGGACATGTCTGCCCCCTACGATCAGGAATTGATCAAGCTCGCCGAGCAGACAGCACTGGAACTACAGATCCGTACGCAGACCGGCGTCTTTGTCGCTGTCGCGGGGCCGAACCTGGAAACGCGGGCTGAATACCGGATGCTGCGGTTGATGGGAGCGGACTGTGTCGGCATGTCAACCGTACCGGAATGCATCGTGGCTAATCACGCATCGATGCGGGTACTGGGATTGTCCGTTGTAACAGACCTGTGTCTGCCCGATGCCCTGGAGCCGGTCGACATCAGCAAGATTCTGGCTGTGGCTGCCGAGGGTGGCGCAAAACTCGCCCGACTGATTCCACGGATTATCGAACAGATCTAG
- the arsS gene encoding arsenosugar biosynthesis radical SAM (seleno)protein ArsS (Some members of this family are selenoproteins.), with product MPSLTLLRQQSKLADPREQLKILAAQDQVPTFDAQLESHQLPLLQAQTLETLQVNLGRLCNMTCEHCHVDAGPDRREIMQIENVEHCLRALAHPGFQTLDLTGGAPEMNPHFRLMVRRGREMGKKIIDRCNLTILLAPGYRDLPEFLAEHEVEIVASLPCYLEENTDAQRGDGAFQKSIQALKRLNEVGYGAPESPLKLTLVYNPVGHSLPPDQGQLESAYREQLRSRFGIEFTNLITITNMPISRYLSDLVAQKRLEEYMSRLVQAFNPETVPGVMCRSLISVDWEGYLYDCDFNQMLALPVSQPRQRHIRDFDYGSLQERPIVTQRHCFGCTAGAGSSCGGALNPG from the coding sequence ATGCCTTCACTCACACTGCTGCGACAACAGAGCAAACTGGCTGATCCACGCGAGCAGTTAAAGATTCTCGCTGCTCAGGACCAGGTGCCGACGTTTGATGCGCAGCTTGAATCGCATCAACTCCCGCTGTTGCAGGCCCAGACACTGGAAACGCTGCAGGTCAACCTCGGGCGATTGTGCAACATGACGTGCGAGCACTGCCATGTGGACGCCGGTCCGGACCGCAGGGAGATTATGCAGATTGAGAACGTCGAGCACTGTCTGCGCGCCCTGGCCCATCCCGGCTTCCAGACTCTCGATCTGACGGGAGGCGCCCCGGAGATGAATCCCCATTTTCGGCTGATGGTCAGACGTGGTCGCGAGATGGGCAAAAAGATCATCGATCGCTGCAATCTGACCATTCTACTCGCTCCGGGCTATCGGGATCTGCCGGAATTCCTGGCGGAGCACGAAGTCGAGATTGTTGCCTCCCTGCCCTGCTACCTGGAAGAGAATACTGACGCCCAGCGGGGCGATGGTGCGTTTCAGAAATCGATCCAGGCCCTGAAACGACTCAATGAAGTGGGTTACGGGGCTCCCGAATCCCCCCTGAAACTCACGCTGGTCTATAACCCGGTCGGGCACTCCCTGCCCCCCGATCAGGGACAGCTCGAATCTGCCTATCGAGAGCAACTGCGATCGCGGTTTGGCATCGAGTTTACGAACCTGATTACGATCACCAACATGCCCATCAGCCGTTATTTAAGTGATCTGGTTGCGCAGAAGCGACTGGAAGAGTATATGTCTCGTCTGGTACAGGCATTTAACCCGGAGACAGTCCCGGGGGTCATGTGCCGCTCGCTGATCTCGGTCGACTGGGAGGGGTATCTCTACGACTGCGATTTCAACCAGATGCTCGCGCTCCCCGTCTCACAGCCCCGACAGAGACATATCCGTGATTTTGATTATGGATCCCTGCAGGAACGCCCCATCGTGACTCAGCGGCACTGTTTTGGCTGTACGGCCGGGGCGGGATCGAGCTGTGGCGGGGCTCTGAATCCGGGCTGA
- a CDS encoding UDP-glucuronic acid decarboxylase family protein, with translation MNSVLVTGGAGFLGSHLCDRLIEQGKNVICVDNFFTGNKRNIAHLIGHPRFEVIRHDIVHPIYLEVNEIYNLACPASPVAYQYNPIKTIKTSTVGMVNVLGLAKRCRAKVLHASTSEVYGDPTVHPQVEEYWGNVNPLGPRSCYDEGKRIAESLCVNYHHAHKVPIRLVRIFNTYGPRMDPNDGRVISNFINQALRGEPITIYGDGQQTRSFCYVDDLISGFLKMMEQEETTGPVNLGNPVENTMLELAEAVLEHVDSSSELIHEPLPQDDPKQRCPDITKAKSFLKWEPQVSLKEGLGKTVEYYRQLMDQESA, from the coding sequence ATGAATTCCGTATTAGTAACCGGCGGTGCCGGCTTTCTGGGAAGCCACCTCTGTGACCGGCTGATCGAGCAGGGGAAGAATGTTATTTGTGTGGATAATTTCTTCACGGGGAATAAACGGAACATCGCTCATCTGATCGGCCATCCCCGATTTGAAGTGATTCGCCACGATATCGTGCATCCGATCTACCTCGAAGTGAATGAGATTTACAATCTCGCCTGCCCCGCTTCTCCGGTTGCCTATCAGTATAACCCCATCAAAACAATCAAGACCTCAACCGTCGGTATGGTGAACGTGCTCGGTCTGGCAAAACGCTGCCGGGCCAAAGTCCTGCACGCTTCCACGTCTGAAGTCTACGGTGATCCAACAGTCCATCCCCAGGTGGAAGAGTACTGGGGCAATGTGAATCCCCTTGGGCCACGCAGCTGTTATGACGAAGGGAAACGCATCGCGGAATCCCTGTGTGTCAACTACCATCACGCCCACAAGGTTCCGATTCGCCTCGTCCGGATTTTCAATACTTATGGACCGCGGATGGATCCCAATGACGGTCGCGTGATCTCCAACTTTATCAACCAGGCCTTACGGGGCGAACCGATCACAATCTATGGTGACGGTCAGCAGACCCGTTCCTTCTGTTACGTCGATGACCTGATCAGCGGTTTTCTGAAGATGATGGAGCAGGAAGAAACTACCGGCCCGGTGAACCTCGGTAATCCGGTAGAGAACACAATGCTCGAACTGGCCGAAGCGGTCCTGGAGCATGTGGATTCTTCATCCGAACTGATCCATGAACCACTGCCTCAGGATGATCCCAAGCAGCGCTGTCCTGATATCACAAAAGCCAAATCGTTTCTGAAATGGGAACCACAGGTTTCTTTGAAAGAAGGCCTGGGTAAAACCGTCGAATATTATCGGCAACTGATGGATCAGGAATCAGCATGA
- the neuC gene encoding UDP-N-acetylglucosamine 2-epimerase: MSNRVCVVTGSRAEYGLLSPLLEALRADESFELQLLVTGSHLSPEFGLTYREIEADGYTIDEKVEVVLSSDTPVGICKSMGLGLISFAEAYTRLTPDLILVLGDRYEIFSAVSAAHISRIPVAHLHGGEVTEGAFDDALRHSITKMSQLHFTSTDAYRQRVIQLGEAPERVFNVGAIGLDNLRRLPLLSREDLEQQLGFKFNTHNLLCTFHPVTLEHNSSEQQIQSLLNVLEQQVDTSVIFTKTNADTDGRIINQMIDDFAAKNPERFHSYVSLGQLRYLSMMQFVDAVVGNSSSGIIEAPGFRIGTINIGNRQTGRIKSELVIDCEPTETGIASAFKTLYSSDFQKRRSQARNPYGAGKTTSQIISILKEHFPRRTTQKSFYDLD, translated from the coding sequence ATGAGTAACCGTGTCTGCGTTGTCACCGGATCACGGGCCGAATACGGTCTGTTAAGCCCTCTGCTGGAAGCGCTGCGCGCTGATGAGAGTTTCGAGTTGCAACTGCTGGTGACCGGATCGCATCTGTCTCCCGAATTCGGACTGACCTATCGCGAGATCGAAGCAGACGGTTATACGATCGACGAAAAAGTCGAAGTTGTGCTCAGTTCCGATACCCCGGTCGGCATCTGTAAATCGATGGGCCTGGGACTGATCAGTTTTGCGGAAGCATATACCCGCCTGACTCCCGATCTGATTCTGGTGCTCGGTGATCGTTATGAAATATTCAGCGCGGTCTCAGCTGCACACATCAGTCGTATTCCCGTCGCTCATCTGCACGGAGGAGAAGTGACCGAGGGAGCTTTTGACGACGCGCTGCGGCATTCGATCACCAAGATGAGCCAACTGCATTTCACCTCCACGGACGCCTACCGTCAGCGGGTGATTCAACTGGGAGAAGCCCCCGAGAGGGTCTTCAATGTGGGGGCGATCGGATTGGATAACCTGCGTCGACTCCCTTTGCTCTCACGCGAAGATCTGGAGCAGCAGCTGGGGTTTAAGTTTAATACTCATAATCTGTTATGCACATTTCACCCCGTGACCCTGGAGCACAATTCGTCTGAGCAGCAGATCCAGAGCCTGTTAAACGTGCTGGAGCAGCAGGTGGATACAAGCGTCATTTTCACAAAAACAAATGCGGACACCGATGGGCGGATCATCAATCAGATGATCGATGATTTTGCAGCGAAAAACCCGGAACGGTTCCATTCCTATGTTAGTCTGGGGCAACTACGTTATTTGTCGATGATGCAGTTTGTGGATGCGGTCGTGGGGAATTCGTCGAGCGGCATCATCGAGGCACCTGGATTTCGAATCGGTACGATTAACATTGGCAACCGTCAGACAGGGCGGATCAAATCGGAACTGGTCATCGATTGTGAGCCCACGGAAACAGGTATAGCGTCGGCTTTTAAAACATTGTATTCTTCCGACTTCCAGAAGCGGCGTTCGCAGGCAAGGAACCCTTATGGAGCAGGGAAGACGACGTCGCAAATTATCAGTATTCTCAAGGAGCATTTTCCCCGTCGGACGACTCAGAAATCCTTTTATGATCTGGATTAA
- a CDS encoding NAD-dependent epimerase/dehydratase family protein, which translates to MSQILVTGAAGFIGFHVTSQLLEQGHHVTGIDNLNSHYSVQLKQDRLQVLQKSDQFEFAEIDLVDVAAFDQLFEQQQFDKVIHLAAEVGVRNSLLKPLEYVQSNVVGFVNLLEHCRKCQVQHLVYASSSSVYGANKKTPYATHDPVDHPVSLYAATKRADELIAHSYSHLYDLPTTGLRFFTVYGPWGRPDMAVHIFTKAILEGTPIKVFNHGNLKRDFTYVDDIVAGVLGVLEQIPERSTFAAELTPEERDRQIEAPYRLYNIGNHQPVDLSRLIEVIEQRVGKPAIRENYPMQPGDVLETYADISELQQATGFAPATSIEAGIDCFVEWYLSYYGTPQG; encoded by the coding sequence ATGAGTCAGATTCTGGTGACAGGTGCGGCTGGATTCATTGGATTCCATGTCACGTCTCAACTGCTCGAGCAGGGCCATCACGTTACGGGCATTGATAACCTCAACAGTCACTATTCAGTGCAGTTGAAGCAGGACCGTCTCCAGGTCTTACAGAAGTCCGATCAGTTCGAGTTCGCAGAAATTGACCTGGTTGACGTTGCCGCCTTTGATCAACTGTTTGAGCAGCAGCAGTTTGATAAGGTGATTCACCTGGCGGCAGAAGTAGGAGTCCGTAATTCCCTGCTCAAACCGCTGGAGTATGTTCAGAGTAATGTAGTCGGGTTTGTGAATCTGCTCGAGCACTGTCGAAAATGTCAGGTGCAGCACCTGGTCTATGCCTCGTCCAGCTCGGTCTATGGTGCGAATAAAAAGACGCCCTATGCCACGCACGATCCGGTCGACCATCCGGTCAGTCTGTATGCCGCTACCAAGCGGGCTGATGAACTCATCGCTCACAGTTACAGTCATCTGTATGATCTGCCCACAACCGGCCTGCGGTTCTTCACCGTTTACGGACCCTGGGGCCGTCCCGACATGGCAGTGCACATTTTCACGAAAGCCATTCTGGAAGGCACACCGATCAAGGTTTTCAATCACGGGAACCTGAAACGCGATTTCACCTATGTTGATGATATCGTGGCCGGTGTCCTGGGTGTGCTCGAACAGATTCCGGAACGCAGCACTTTTGCAGCGGAGCTCACTCCCGAGGAACGGGACCGGCAGATCGAAGCCCCTTACCGACTGTATAACATTGGTAATCACCAGCCGGTCGACCTGTCGCGACTCATCGAAGTGATTGAGCAGCGTGTAGGGAAACCGGCGATTCGTGAAAATTACCCGATGCAGCCTGGCGATGTTCTGGAGACCTACGCTGATATTTCTGAGCTGCAGCAGGCAACCGGTTTCGCCCCTGCGACTTCCATTGAAGCAGGCATCGATTGCTTCGTGGAATGGTACCTGTCCTACTATGGCACTCCACAGGGATAG
- the murJ gene encoding murein biosynthesis integral membrane protein MurJ, whose translation MSRSVSISALFVAIAMILGRLTGLLRVLGLATVLGVSYANDLAVLIISVPDFLNSMLIGGAMAAVLVPEIHRRNQADSGQTASQLIVQTMVVVAAISGILALILAALAPWFTQGLASGFSVAQISQASPLIVVVLWAFPISAVTAVTGAVLQSQHKPLVPAYGNLFFNLIVILAILFWVNADQLQILAWAVVAAAVFRLVTQMVPCLFQGTLRGGLQNLLKFETLDRRLLVKYFQALTAIGLVIAFPVVSRSFASAYTGGISLFEYAQKLVELPRGLLGAILTMVIFPRLSHAFAEGKSADGSRMISQASGLILLISIPVTVVIYGCAEPMISFLFQRGQFSAYDVARTAELLQIAILAMPALIMSILTMDVFYARHETMIPFRFSLISLVCLVVFSLILRTFMGISGVMLAFVLTSWFHFLMLTVGLYLKMRVSVIEGVNLKHCAALVLLTFSGITFSAMMLRVITEPVMLVIYSGFVGLFCFGAVLVILKNHLPRFHRKLSL comes from the coding sequence ATGTCACGTTCTGTTTCCATCTCAGCACTGTTTGTCGCCATCGCCATGATTCTCGGGCGGTTGACCGGCCTGCTGCGCGTGCTGGGACTGGCCACGGTTCTGGGGGTTTCCTATGCCAACGACCTGGCCGTGTTAATTATTTCCGTACCAGACTTTTTGAATTCCATGCTGATTGGCGGGGCGATGGCAGCGGTTCTCGTTCCTGAAATTCATCGTCGAAATCAGGCGGACTCCGGTCAGACAGCCAGCCAGTTGATTGTACAGACAATGGTCGTTGTTGCTGCTATTTCTGGAATCCTGGCGTTGATTCTGGCAGCACTGGCTCCCTGGTTTACCCAGGGGCTCGCATCCGGATTTTCGGTAGCGCAGATCAGTCAGGCCAGCCCACTGATTGTGGTCGTCTTGTGGGCCTTCCCGATCTCGGCGGTTACGGCGGTTACCGGCGCAGTTTTGCAGTCTCAACATAAACCACTGGTACCCGCGTATGGCAATCTGTTTTTTAACCTGATCGTCATTCTGGCGATTCTATTCTGGGTCAACGCGGATCAGCTTCAGATCCTGGCCTGGGCGGTGGTGGCCGCGGCCGTGTTCCGCCTGGTGACACAAATGGTTCCCTGTCTGTTCCAGGGCACCCTGCGGGGCGGGTTACAGAATTTACTGAAATTCGAAACGCTCGATCGGCGACTGCTGGTCAAATATTTTCAGGCGCTGACCGCCATCGGTCTGGTGATCGCGTTCCCCGTCGTTTCACGCTCCTTCGCTTCTGCCTACACGGGGGGAATCAGCCTGTTCGAATATGCCCAGAAACTGGTGGAATTACCGCGGGGACTGCTGGGAGCAATTCTGACAATGGTCATTTTCCCACGATTAAGCCATGCTTTTGCTGAAGGGAAGTCAGCCGACGGTTCCCGCATGATCAGCCAGGCCTCGGGTCTGATCCTGCTGATCTCAATTCCAGTGACAGTAGTGATTTACGGCTGCGCTGAACCGATGATCTCTTTTCTGTTTCAGCGTGGTCAGTTTTCCGCATATGATGTCGCACGGACAGCAGAATTATTGCAGATCGCAATTTTAGCGATGCCGGCCCTGATCATGTCTATTTTGACGATGGATGTTTTCTATGCCCGTCACGAAACCATGATTCCTTTCCGGTTCAGCCTGATTTCTCTGGTATGTCTGGTGGTATTTTCGCTGATTTTACGTACTTTTATGGGGATTTCCGGCGTCATGCTCGCGTTTGTGCTGACCAGCTGGTTTCATTTTCTGATGCTGACCGTCGGGCTGTATCTGAAAATGCGGGTTTCTGTCATTGAAGGGGTCAATTTGAAACATTGTGCCGCATTGGTTCTGCTGACATTCTCAGGAATCACCTTTTCCGCTATGATGTTAAGAGTGATTACGGAACCGGTAATGCTGGTTATCTATTCGGGATTCGTGGGATTATTCTGCTTTGGGGCCGTGTTGGTGATCCTGAAGAATCACCTCCCGCGTTTCCACAGGAAGCTGTCTTTATAA
- a CDS encoding SDR family NAD(P)-dependent oxidoreductase has translation MSESLSGKQTLVTGADGFIGSHLVEQLVQAGARVRALVYYNSWNQIGWLNDVAPEVLKNVEIIQGDIRDAERIQLAVADCEYVFHLSSLIAIPYSYVAARSYVDTNITGALNVLQACRNSDRLTRLVHVSTSEVYGTAQTVPIDEQHPLVGQSPYSASKIGADKMAESFYLSFELPVVTARPFNTFGPRQTARAVIPTIASQLQAGCSELKLGALTPTRDFNFATDTAAGMISLALCPQAEGEVVNIGSGEEWSIEETAQMLMEVTGKEVPIICDEDRIRPEKSEVNRLLADNSKIQKLTGWQSQVSFKDGLAATAEWIGRNLQYFNAERYSI, from the coding sequence ATGTCAGAGTCGTTATCAGGAAAACAAACGCTGGTCACCGGCGCAGATGGCTTTATTGGAAGCCATCTGGTTGAGCAGCTCGTCCAGGCGGGAGCCCGTGTGCGTGCGCTCGTGTATTACAATTCCTGGAATCAGATAGGCTGGTTGAACGATGTCGCTCCCGAGGTCCTGAAAAATGTGGAAATTATTCAGGGCGATATTCGCGACGCTGAACGGATTCAACTGGCGGTCGCAGACTGTGAATATGTGTTTCACCTCTCGAGCCTGATTGCGATTCCTTACAGCTACGTTGCCGCGCGGTCGTATGTGGATACGAATATCACCGGTGCCTTGAATGTGCTGCAGGCCTGTCGTAATTCAGACAGGCTCACACGACTCGTGCATGTCTCGACTTCCGAGGTCTACGGGACCGCTCAGACCGTTCCCATTGATGAGCAGCATCCCCTGGTGGGACAGTCTCCTTATTCCGCCAGTAAAATTGGTGCGGACAAAATGGCCGAGAGTTTTTATCTCTCCTTCGAACTGCCCGTGGTGACCGCCCGACCTTTTAATACCTTTGGTCCCCGGCAGACTGCCCGCGCTGTGATTCCGACGATCGCCAGCCAGTTGCAGGCCGGTTGCAGTGAATTAAAACTGGGCGCCCTGACACCCACCCGTGATTTCAACTTCGCAACTGATACCGCGGCCGGCATGATCTCGCTGGCCCTCTGTCCGCAGGCAGAAGGAGAGGTTGTGAATATCGGCAGTGGCGAAGAGTGGTCGATTGAAGAGACCGCGCAAATGCTGATGGAAGTCACGGGGAAAGAAGTCCCCATCATCTGTGACGAAGATCGGATTCGCCCCGAAAAAAGTGAAGTCAATCGCCTGCTGGCAGACAACTCTAAAATTCAAAAACTGACCGGCTGGCAATCGCAGGTCTCATTTAAAGACGGTCTGGCCGCGACCGCAGAATGGATCGGACGCAACTTACAATATTTCAATGCGGAACGTTATTCCATTTAA
- a CDS encoding nucleotidyltransferase family protein yields the protein MNDCLISASADIKEAIRAIEAGKKGIAVVVDPAQKLQGVITDGDVRRGLLAGLRLQDSVTQIMNCRPTRADVAMPQSSLVELLDSSGLEAMPLVDAENRVVKVVLSSELTRRTDTGQATGYSCALIMAGGEGRRLLPLTENLPKPLVEVGGMPLIERQVRRLATAGVERIYIAVNYLAEMIESHLGDGSRFGTEIVFLREREKLGTAGALSLIEETPEGPLLLMNGDVFTSINYQSLLDFHLKHESLLTVAAIDYHVEIPYGVIKTEGPFAVRLEEKPSQQFLCNAGIYALSPEAVSQVPRNQPYNMTDLIESNLNSQPGVAVFPVHEYWSDIGTHAELDKARTELKLARETLDGLDQDDESAVHLLLNQRRAA from the coding sequence ATGAATGATTGTCTGATCAGCGCATCTGCAGATATCAAAGAAGCAATTCGCGCCATCGAGGCTGGCAAGAAGGGGATCGCCGTGGTTGTCGATCCCGCGCAAAAGCTGCAGGGTGTCATTACCGATGGTGATGTGCGTCGTGGATTGCTGGCTGGTCTCCGCCTGCAGGATTCGGTGACCCAGATAATGAACTGCCGGCCGACCAGGGCCGATGTGGCTATGCCCCAGTCATCACTCGTGGAACTGCTCGACTCCAGCGGCCTGGAAGCAATGCCGCTGGTCGATGCCGAGAATCGCGTCGTCAAAGTCGTACTCTCTTCCGAGCTGACCCGTCGGACCGACACCGGACAGGCGACGGGATACAGCTGTGCCCTCATCATGGCAGGAGGAGAAGGGCGGCGACTGTTACCACTCACAGAAAATCTTCCTAAGCCTCTGGTAGAAGTTGGTGGGATGCCATTGATCGAACGGCAGGTGCGTCGTCTGGCAACCGCGGGAGTGGAGCGAATTTATATCGCTGTGAACTACCTTGCCGAAATGATCGAATCGCATCTCGGGGATGGCAGCCGATTCGGAACCGAGATCGTATTTTTACGCGAGCGGGAAAAGCTGGGAACCGCGGGAGCCCTGTCTCTGATTGAAGAGACTCCCGAAGGACCTTTGCTGCTGATGAATGGCGATGTCTTTACATCGATCAATTATCAGTCGCTGCTCGACTTTCATCTGAAACATGAGTCACTGCTCACGGTCGCTGCCATCGATTATCACGTTGAAATCCCTTATGGCGTGATTAAGACAGAAGGACCGTTCGCAGTCCGCCTGGAAGAAAAACCATCACAACAGTTTCTGTGTAATGCGGGGATTTATGCCCTCTCCCCGGAGGCCGTCAGTCAGGTCCCGCGAAATCAGCCCTATAACATGACCGACCTGATCGAGTCGAATCTCAACAGTCAACCGGGGGTCGCCGTGTTTCCGGTCCACGAATACTGGTCGGACATCGGAACTCATGCCGAGCTGGACAAGGCACGTACTGAACTCAAACTGGCCCGCGAAACCCTGGATGGGCTGGACCAGGATGACGAGAGTGCCGTTCATCTGCTGTTGAATCAGCGCCGGGCCGCTTGA
- a CDS encoding aldolase/citrate lyase family protein: protein MKYLYITDCPEIAKYVDQCGVGRIFIDLELLGKVDRQGDRDTVISHHRVENISRVKQVVNQAEVLVRVNPLNPNSAEEIEQVIEQGADALMLPMFRSVEEIEWFCDRVNSRAQVVPLVETVGAMDQLDQIVQLPGVSQVHIGLNDLHLDLELNFMFELMSNGMVEEMAAICREANVPFGIGGISTMDTGLVSGRLVLSEHARLGSEWVILSRSFHQLAHSLQELQEKIDLPLELEKVDQHFAELLKRSDFEIEQDKQTLYHAINQVARDELSERNAS, encoded by the coding sequence ATGAAGTATCTATATATCACCGATTGCCCTGAGATCGCAAAGTACGTAGATCAGTGCGGGGTGGGTCGTATATTCATTGACCTGGAACTGCTCGGCAAGGTCGATCGACAGGGAGACAGAGATACTGTCATTTCACATCATCGCGTGGAAAATATCTCTCGCGTAAAACAGGTGGTAAATCAGGCGGAAGTTTTGGTCCGGGTCAATCCATTGAATCCCAATTCTGCCGAGGAGATCGAGCAGGTCATCGAGCAGGGCGCCGATGCCCTGATGCTGCCCATGTTCCGCTCGGTAGAAGAAATCGAGTGGTTCTGTGATCGCGTCAATTCACGGGCTCAGGTTGTGCCACTCGTGGAGACCGTTGGTGCGATGGACCAGCTCGATCAGATCGTACAATTGCCGGGAGTCTCTCAGGTACACATCGGTCTGAATGATCTGCACCTCGACCTGGAGCTCAATTTCATGTTTGAGCTGATGTCCAACGGCATGGTGGAAGAAATGGCAGCCATCTGTCGCGAGGCGAATGTTCCCTTTGGAATTGGTGGGATTTCGACCATGGACACCGGCCTGGTTTCCGGCCGCCTGGTATTATCCGAACATGCCCGCCTGGGTTCAGAGTGGGTGATTCTGTCTCGATCGTTTCATCAACTGGCGCACAGCCTGCAGGAACTTCAGGAAAAGATCGACCTGCCTCTGGAACTGGAGAAAGTTGATCAGCATTTTGCAGAGCTGCTCAAGCGGTCTGATTTTGAAATTGAACAGGATAAACAGACACTTTACCATGCGATCAATCAGGTGGCACGCGATGAACTGTCCGAGCGAAACGCCTCCTGA